In the Haloferula helveola genome, one interval contains:
- a CDS encoding amidohydrolase family protein, giving the protein MKKQKHLTGLTMALAATILSASAQDEPASSTLISNAKIFDGVNETLIEGKDILIEGNMISKIAAGIEAPEGATVLDATGKVVMPGLIDMHWHSAFNSLSVPALLNTDQAYHLLVGAKSNEKALLRGFTTVRDMAGNVFSLCKLTDAGVYDGPRIFPSGPAISQTSGHSDFRPPTAVPIDPGAPLSYAERIGHFVVADGVPDVLLRTREALRMGSTQIKIMSGGGVSSNYDPLDVTQYTIEETEAAVAAAADWNTYVCTHVFTDEAAQRAVKAGVLSIEHGHLLTEPTLRLMKEKGAFLSMQPILDDEDAIPFPEGSENRRKFVQVTEGTDRVYRLAKEIGVKTVFGTDALFDPGLALKQGKFVAKLGRWYSPVEALRQATSTAGELLAMSGPRSPYPKGPLGVVKEGAYADLIVVNGNPLEDLNLVGDAEENFAVIMKDGKVYKNTLEP; this is encoded by the coding sequence ATGAAGAAGCAAAAGCACCTCACGGGCCTCACCATGGCCCTCGCGGCCACGATCCTCTCGGCATCCGCCCAGGACGAACCCGCTTCCAGCACCCTCATCTCGAATGCGAAGATCTTCGATGGCGTCAACGAAACGCTGATCGAAGGAAAAGACATCCTCATCGAAGGGAACATGATCTCGAAGATCGCGGCGGGAATCGAGGCACCGGAAGGCGCTACCGTCCTCGACGCGACAGGCAAGGTGGTGATGCCGGGGTTGATCGACATGCACTGGCACTCCGCGTTCAACAGCCTCTCGGTCCCCGCCCTGCTCAATACCGACCAGGCGTATCACCTGCTCGTCGGAGCGAAGAGCAACGAGAAGGCGTTGCTTCGGGGATTCACCACCGTGCGGGACATGGCGGGGAACGTCTTTTCTCTCTGCAAGCTGACCGATGCGGGCGTTTACGATGGACCCAGGATTTTCCCGTCCGGTCCGGCGATCAGCCAGACTTCGGGACACTCCGATTTTCGACCTCCAACCGCCGTGCCGATCGATCCGGGCGCACCACTCAGCTACGCCGAGCGCATCGGCCACTTTGTCGTGGCGGACGGAGTGCCGGACGTGCTCCTGCGCACTCGCGAAGCTCTCCGCATGGGGTCCACCCAGATCAAGATCATGTCCGGAGGAGGCGTTTCTTCCAACTACGACCCGCTCGACGTCACCCAATACACCATCGAGGAGACGGAGGCGGCGGTCGCGGCAGCCGCCGACTGGAACACCTACGTTTGCACCCACGTCTTTACCGACGAGGCGGCCCAGAGGGCCGTCAAGGCCGGGGTCCTGAGCATCGAACACGGGCATTTGCTGACGGAGCCGACCCTCCGCCTCATGAAGGAAAAGGGAGCCTTTCTCAGCATGCAGCCGATTCTGGACGATGAGGACGCGATCCCATTCCCCGAGGGATCCGAAAACCGACGCAAATTTGTGCAGGTCACGGAAGGAACCGACCGGGTTTACCGGCTCGCGAAGGAGATCGGCGTGAAGACCGTTTTCGGGACCGATGCACTGTTCGATCCAGGGCTTGCATTGAAGCAGGGCAAGTTCGTCGCGAAACTCGGCCGCTGGTACTCGCCGGTCGAAGCGCTGCGTCAGGCGACATCGACCGCCGGGGAGTTGCTGGCCATGTCAGGCCCCAGAAGCCCCTATCCGAAAGGGCCGCTCGGAGTGGTGAAGGAAGGTGCTTATGCCGACCTGATCGTCGTGAACGGGAACCCCCTCGAGGACTTGAATCTGGTCGGTGATGCCGAAGAAAACTTCGCCGTCATCATGAAGGACGGGAAGGTCTACAAGAACACCCTCGAGCCTTGA